The DNA window GCGTAGGCGTGGATCCTGGCCTGTGGAAAATTGCGGAAGACAAATCGTAACCGATCGCCAAAATGCTTTTGAAGCTGCTTGATGATCGGGTGGACATTGCCGCAGAATGGGCACTGGTAGTCAGCATACTCCACCAGCGTCACGGCGGCAGACGATGGACCTTGAATATGATCGCGCTTCCCGACGGGAACAGTGAGCGTTGCGTTCGCTGAAATATTCATGGTCCGGGTGTCCTCTCGTTAACGCCTGGCTCTATCATTACCTTGGAGTGCGATGCGCGCAATTCAGAATTTGTTTCGCCGTCCTCCGTCCCGCGGCGTAGCGGTCCACCGGCAACTCAACCTGATTGCAACCGCAACCTATCTCGAATGATCAGTTGACCCCGGCTATCCGGGCCCCCTACTTCGCGTCTCTGTCCATCTGCCAGAGGCCGAACGCGTTGTTCTCCGTGTCCTGACAGATCGCGAAGTACCCCATCTGCGGCACCGCTGTCTTGGGCATACAGATTTTGCCGCCGAGTTTCTGGACTTTCGCCGCGAACTCGTCCACCGACGGCACGCCAATGTAGTTGGTGATCCCCTGTTGCGGCTCCTTGCGCTTCATGATTCCACCATCGGGCGTGTCATCGCTGCCGCCCGTGTCCAGATGCCAGTACTCCATGTCTCCCGGCATCTTCTCGATTTTCCAGCCGAACAACGACCCGTAAAACTTCTTCGCGCGCTCGACATTGTCCGCTCCGATTTCAAACCATACAATGTTCGCCATGATACCGCCTCCCCTTCCGTGATCCGTTCTAGTTCCTGTTCCGTTCCCCCTATACGACGGATGACCGGAAACGCCTGCGACAATATGCACTGACTTCTCGCCCGCGCAAGTCAGGAGGCGCGGCCCACAAAAACATCAAGACACCGGTCAGAGATGGGTAATACGTCGGCGAGAAAGGGGAAGCGGTGCGTAGCGGCGGTGGACGGATTAGGGCGCCCGGTGTCGTACGTCATGGCCCATGCGGTCGAGAGAAGCTTCCATTTCCGGCTTGGCGATCCTCTCGTAGCACTCAGGGCAAACTCCGTGACTGAAATCGGTACCGGTTTCTTGATGAATATACGTCTCAAACTTCTCCCAGTAATCATCATCGCTGCGGATCTTTTTGCAATGAACGCAAATTGGCAGCAGCGTTTTCAATTCTCGCACTTGCGTCGCAAACTGGATAACCCGTTTCGCCACACGCAAGCGAATCATCAATTCTTCGCGGTCGACGGGTTTGGTCAGGAAGTCGTCCACCCCGGATGCCATGGCCTCGCGATAATCCTCGTTCTCTCGTCGGACGGTGAGCATGATGAAGTAGGTGTAGTTGCCGTCGTCGCGTCCACGAATACGGTGGCACAATTCCAATCCGTCCATTTGCGGCATCATCCAATCACTCACGATAATTTGAAACGGTTTGGATTGAAAAATCGACCACGCCTCGGCTCCATCACACGCCTCCGAGACGGTATACAAGAGCCGGGACAGATCCCGGCTCAAGATTCGCCGCGATACCGGATCGTCTTCAACGACAAGTACGTCGGTAAATGCCATCTTGAATTGAAGGATAAAGCATTTTGTGTGCGCAAATGTCGCGCCGGTATGTGTTATTGCCGCCTCTTGCACCGACAGGATAGTCAGAACGGAACCAGAATCTTTCGCGAGTCGTGAATCGTTTCCCACTGACCATGATCACAAGTGCGGGGGAGGAATAAAGCTGACTGATAGGCCTGGTAGGATTTCGTACTAGGCAAGACTAGGAATCTCATCGAATTGTGCAGGAGCCAGCGATGGACTAGGTTGAGTTCGAAAGGGGTGCAATATGAATCGACGACTCGGCCCATGTCTGGTCGGCATTGCCGTGGGTATTGCAGGGCTCGGTACTGGTTGCGGAAAACATGAAACCCCGCCGCCACCTCCTCCACAGGCAGCCCAGGCCCCTGGCCAACCTCCTGCTCAGTATCCGCCCCCCAGCCCGGTTCCGGCCCCTTATGCCTACTACTACTACCCTGATGTGGAGGTCTATTACTATCCTGTGTCCGATGTCTACTGGTGGTTCGATGGCGTCGTCTGGGTTTCCGGCCCGCAGCCGCCACCGAGGTTTGTTCTACGGGACAGTATGCGTGTGACAGTGAACCTGAACTCTCCGGAGCCATGGAGGCAGCATACGTTCGTGGTCCGGGAGCATCCGCGAAGGTAGGGGCCGGTTATCGAGAGGTATGGAAATCCGTTGTGGAACGACGCCGATCAACTGGCCGCGGCATCCCTTGATTACTACTTGATACAAGATCTCGGGAATCTAATTCCGACGGACTTGTCGCAGCCAGTTTGTGAGAACACGGAATGACCGTCGGAAGCGCCGCGGGAACCGATGCCGGCGGAATCCGCGAGAAGAACGGATGTGGTATGGGCGATCCTCCTGCGGTGTTTGATGACCACGGGATGGCTAACACACAATTCCCGCGCAATCTCACAAACGCCGAAGCCTTCCATCAGTAGGAACAGAATCTGCCGCTCCGTGTCTGTCAGTTGCGGGACCAGCAGGTCAACGATGTCCCGTGCGATCAGTTCGCTGAGCAGATCATTCGGATCACAAGCATCCGGACAGACATTGAGATCGCTGTTGCCGTCGTTGTCGCCGCGATCCATCAACACAAGGTTATTACCGCGCTTGATCGAATCAATGCTGCGACCGCGGTCGAGGTAACTGCGGGCACGAAAGTGACAACCCTGGAGATACCAACTAACTGTCTGCCCGGGCCGGTTCGCCTCAACCTGAACAAGGTGGATGCACATTTCCTGCATCAGGTCCTTCTGCAGATCGAGGTCACCTGTCAATCTGGCCGCAATCCCGTGCAGTTGTTTGACGATTCGATGACCCAAAGGGGTTTCCGAATCCATCATCGAAGAAGTTTGAAACACTTCCGCAGCCGGCAAGGGCCGGGACGCCTCATAACCGCACTCATCCGGAAACCCGTTTGCTATTAGGCTCTTCACGGCCCCATCCTTATGGAACAACTCTTGTTAGTTCGTTTCTGCATCCTGCGATCTCACCTGACACATGTTATTCTAAGAGACTCTCATTGCCTTCTCACGGTCACGTCAATGAGGCCAACATCCGGGTCGGCCAGCTTCGCGAATGCCGCGCGACTCAGGTCGATTCGGCGGCCCGCTTGCAACAGGCGTTTCGCCGGGCCACGATCCGTGATTTCCACAACCACACTTCGGTTTTCATATATAACCACCACCTTCGTGCCGAGATCAAAAAACCACGACGCAGCGGTGAGGTTGTCCGGATTGAACCGTTGGCCATTGGCCATCGGCAGGCCGCGACTCTCTTCCCCATACCACGAAGCCCGGTCAGCCGCGTGACAGTTCAAACAAAGGACGATAAAGAACGCAATAAGTCCCGACCTTGCCGTCGTGAATAGCCTGCGCGACGTGACACCGAACGTTCGAACTTGATCTTCTGCTGGGCAACTCACATTCATCATGGCACCTCCTTGACGAAGCTGTTCTCCCTATCTGTCCAATCCGTTCCAAAGAACGTGGTGATAATAATCAGTTTGAAGTCGCAACGCCATCCGACCACACCCGAATGCAGCCTAGGTCAGAATCCTACCCGTACCCTTACCGCTACTAGCCAAGATTTACGGGGCTGGGCTGGCCGGTGCGCTCCAGCCAGTCGAGCAGCCGGCGAATGCTTCCCGTCGCCAGAGCCACACACGTATCAGCCGCACCGTAGTAGAGGTTTACGGTGTCGCCATCCGTCCCAATCGTAAAGCCACACGGGAAGACCACATTGCCGACGTCGCCCTCACGCTCGTAGGGTTCCTCGGGACCAAAGATCCACATGTCGCCCCGGCGGAGGCAGCGTTCGGGGGTTTCCCGGTCGAATAGTGCCAGCCCCAGCCGATACAAGGATCCGCTCGGCGTTTGACGCACGCCGTGATAGATCATGAGCCACCCCTTGGACGTCTCAATGGGGGGCGGCGAGAGGCCGATCTTGTTGGCGTCCCACCAGCCACCGCGCCGCGCTTGCAGGATCATTTTGTGGCTTCCCCAGTGGCGCAAATCGGGTGAGTACGAAATCCAGATATGCGCGCCGAACACGGTCATCGGCCTGTGAATCATCGCCCAGTAGCCGCCGATCTTGTGCGGCATCAACGCGGCGTCCTTGTCTTCGGGAGGCATGACGACGCCCAAACGTTCGAAGGTCTTGAAATCCTCGGTTAACGCCAGCGAAACCCCCGGCCCGCCGCGGGAATAAGACGTATAGGTAACGGCATACTTCTTCAATTCAGGCACGAACGTAATCCGCGGGTCTTCAACGCCCCAGATTTCCTCGGGATGCCGTTCCACGTCGGGGGCCAGTGTTGGTTGCGGGTCGATCTCCCAGGCGTCGATCCCGTTGCGCGAACGGGCCGCGCAGAGGTGTGAGTGACCACGACGATCCTCGACACGGCATAACAATAATGTTGTGCCATCCGCGAGGCGCGTCGCACCGGCATTGAAAACAGTGTTGATGGGATACGGCCAGTCCGCCGCCGTCAACAACGGGTTCCCGCGATGACGCTCAAACAGGGGTTCGTGCAATTGCCTCATGATGACTAC is part of the Verrucomicrobiia bacterium genome and encodes:
- a CDS encoding VOC family protein — protein: MANIVWFEIGADNVERAKKFYGSLFGWKIEKMPGDMEYWHLDTGGSDDTPDGGIMKRKEPQQGITNYIGVPSVDEFAAKVQKLGGKICMPKTAVPQMGYFAICQDTENNAFGLWQMDRDAK
- a CDS encoding response regulator — translated: MAFTDVLVVEDDPVSRRILSRDLSRLLYTVSEACDGAEAWSIFQSKPFQIIVSDWMMPQMDGLELCHRIRGRDDGNYTYFIMLTVRRENEDYREAMASGVDDFLTKPVDREELMIRLRVAKRVIQFATQVRELKTLLPICVHCKKIRSDDDYWEKFETYIHQETGTDFSHGVCPECYERIAKPEMEASLDRMGHDVRHRAP
- a CDS encoding septal ring lytic transglycosylase RlpA family protein, translating into MMNVSCPAEDQVRTFGVTSRRLFTTARSGLIAFFIVLCLNCHAADRASWYGEESRGLPMANGQRFNPDNLTAASWFFDLGTKVVVIYENRSVVVEITDRGPAKRLLQAGRRIDLSRAAFAKLADPDVGLIDVTVRRQ
- a CDS encoding glycosidase; the encoded protein is MRQLHEPLFERHRGNPLLTAADWPYPINTVFNAGATRLADGTTLLLCRVEDRRGHSHLCAARSRNGIDAWEIDPQPTLAPDVERHPEEIWGVEDPRITFVPELKKYAVTYTSYSRGGPGVSLALTEDFKTFERLGVVMPPEDKDAALMPHKIGGYWAMIHRPMTVFGAHIWISYSPDLRHWGSHKMILQARRGGWWDANKIGLSPPPIETSKGWLMIYHGVRQTPSGSLYRLGLALFDRETPERCLRRGDMWIFGPEEPYEREGDVGNVVFPCGFTIGTDGDTVNLYYGAADTCVALATGSIRRLLDWLERTGQPSPVNLG